aagacaaagcGTTATGTAACTTGACCAAAGTCACACACCTAGTTAATGGCAGAGATTAGATACACAGTaagattttctaaaataatttacgTAAGGTTAGAGTGGTATAGAAATAGAAAGGGAGTTTTTAGAAATGtgggaaactaatataatactgtaaatcagctatacttcaatttaaaaaaacagattaaagaggCATAGCAACCAAATATGCAGTGTATTATCCTGACATAACTGTACTCtggacaagaaaaaaacctattttaaAGGACATTTGGGGACAGCTGTCAAAATTTAACTATGAACTGTACTGCACACTAAAATATTAGGGGGTCAAAGGGTATGATATCTACAATTTCTTTGTAAACGGGtcagaaaaatacatatacatataaagagAGAAGATAATAAAGCAGATATgtccaaatgttttaaaaaaagaaagaaaatatgtgaaaAGGAGCTCAAGACGTTTGTGGGAGAGAACAATCCCTAACACTAACATgtcctagaaaaataaaacagactgtGAGCATAAATAAAACCATGGCCCTTTCCGAAAGCAGATAATACACCATAACCTATAGCCATCATGGGTCTATGTGACAAGCCACAGTATAATATGTGAACCCAGTAGAATAATGGTAGAAGTCAGTCCCTTTCTTCCCCTCTATAATGGCAGTATTCCACCCTGCAGAAGTAGAACAAACATGCAACAGAGAAAATGTGCTTTGGGACCTGGAAGAAGAATGTAGGAGGGATGATTAGGAAGCATTTGAGGAGAAAATCACGGGACTGTGGGGAAAAGTTAACAAGAAAAGTAGTGTTGATCATAATTTACCCCTACTTACACTCCTATGTTTACCAATTTGCCCCTTTTTAAACCAGAGTCATCGCTTTTTTGAACTACTGATCTTATTAAACCATTTGGATTTGGTttaaatttgtatataaattcaCAAGAATGCATGTGTTCTATTTAGGAGAAAAACCTCTTTGCTGATTTATATTTTTCACACAAGAGCATCTTTTGGGAACTCaataaaacctgaaaataaatttcttaaacACATGTTTTCTAATAACATATTTAGGATTTGATTTAAAGTActtaaagaaagaaggagaaaggaaagaggagaggtgAAGCAAATAAGGCAGAATCTCAGGAATTGCTGACTTACTGATGTGCATCGAGGGCTGTGTTCTAGTCTCTCTTATTTTGCGTGTGAATTTTTCATCAATAAATATCATTACATATTCTTATCTCTGCAATAGAGTAGCATAACTTATATTCTAGTGAAGACtcaagggggaaggtatagctcaatgtttagagcacatgcttaacatgcatgaggtcctggcttcaatccccagtacctccatcaaaaaggaaagaaaaaaaaagactcattaCTAAACTTCTGAGTGATGCTGATTGTAGAGTATGAGTGGAATCATTCTATAAAAGACTGTTTAAACTATAGCAGTAGAAATGACCATGTATACTTtgacattaaagaaaaattatctaaCCAAGAAACTAAAATTGTAACAGAGCTTTTCTGTtacttctactttaaaaaaaaaaaaaagaagaagaacattGACAAAAAACATGAAAGGGGGAATTTATACAAATACCTTTCAGGCATCTTCCAGACCAGTAGTTCCCAACATGTTTAAAGAATATGTAAACTCATGTGAAAGAAGTATCActttagaacaaaaatacaaatacatttgtagaacaagtatatatatatgtgtgtgtgtgtgtatatatatatgtatatgcacacatagacacacactactgattttcaaatatatgAGGCTGCTTAATGTgattaacaaaatataaattaattcaaaaagtatTTCTGAATTCATTGTACCTTTTTGTCATGACATACATTTTCCTAATGCATGGATACTAAAATCATATCTACTGTCATGTGAAAATCTCTGAAATAGGAACTATTACTACACATTCaagatgcttttttttctttctacatgTTAATGTGTATTTCCAGGGCTTGGTGTGTGCTGGATTGGCTGACATGGCCAGACCTGCAGAAAAACTCAGCACAGCTCAATCGGCTGTTTTGATGGCAACAGGTAAATTAAAtgactatattctgtgctctatatagGGCATtcaattgttttgttttacacCAATTTATTTAATGGTTTAATGTTTGaagtatatgtacatacactcacacacaaagaaattaacattgttaTTTATCTCTAGGAAGTTATTACATTATAgatggagaaggcagaggagggtTATAAAGATTTCCCTACGTGAGAACTGAGAATTATGTGTAGCACTgaattatagcaactttattaaAGACTCAGAGTATAGCATTTCTTGGTCCTTTATCCTACTTTATGTTGtcacagttttatttataattattttactctAATATTAAATGCTCAGATAAGACATTGCAGGTGCacctgtggtttaaaaaaaaatcttttgtttcAACAGGGTTTATTTGGTCAAGATATTCACTTGTAATTATTCCAAAAAACTGGAGTCTGTTTGCTGTTAATTTCTTTGTCGGTACAGCAGGAGCCTCTCAGCTCTTTCGTATTTGGAGGTAAGCTTACCAtaagtataatatatatatatatatatatatatatatatatatatatatatatatgcctcagAGGCTACCCAGCTGGCtatactgttgttgttgtttttaattcacATGTAATGCTCAGTCTGGATGTGCTTGAAGCAGAAATTTAACATTTCTAGAAAGTCTGGGGGTTCAAGTTTAAAGTGTTAAGCAATATGTTACCTAGGTTTTAAGTCTGTATGTTATCTTGATGTACAGCCCTTTCATAGAGTCTCTTTCATTAAGACAACAAAAACAGTTTATGGCTTATTAGGTAATTTTCCACATGAACCTTATATCACTTACTTTCAATTGTATATAATAAAGTGGGACTTAAGTGTATAGCTGTGTAGTTTGATGTTTAGAGTGAGGCTCCCGTTTTCATTGGAAAATAAGTGTTCTGTGAGCAttggaaattttttaaactatttatttagtagttaattttatttgtcagtgACTGGTTAACACTTGCAATAATCTTAGATGAAGGCTCTAACTTTGTTTGAATCATAGAACATTTCTAAATTACAAAACAGTATCATGAATAACAACTTTCTTTggctaaaaaaaattgaattatctcaataaatagaaaacattgagttataattttccttcctttcagaaCGCATTCTGTTCTGCagagtataatacattttaatttcattcatctttACCATTCCTAGCTGTACTGGTAGCTTTCTAATGTAATCCTTTCATAATAATCTAGCACCTAATGGATGGATGAGTATATAACTCACTCTACAGTAGGCCTTACAACCATTTTTAGGgcttatttatatcagtataaacttaaatttgtaaaatg
The sequence above is a segment of the Vicugna pacos chromosome 21, VicPac4, whole genome shotgun sequence genome. Coding sequences within it:
- the MPC2 gene encoding mitochondrial pyruvate carrier 2, encoding MSAAGARGLRATYHRVLDRVELLLPEKLRPLYNHPAGPKTVFFWAPIMKWGLVCAGLADMARPAEKLSTAQSAVLMATGFIWSRYSLVIIPKNWSLFAVNFFVGTAGASQLFRIWRYNQELKANANK